One window of the Archangium primigenium genome contains the following:
- a CDS encoding GIY-YIG nuclease family protein, with amino-acid sequence MLRCRDGSLYTGATNDLERRVATHNRGRGAAYTRARLPVTLVWSEQAADRGAALRREAALKRLPRAEKLRLVARVRP; translated from the coding sequence ATGCTGCGCTGCCGCGACGGCAGCCTCTACACCGGTGCCACCAATGATCTCGAGCGCCGCGTGGCCACCCACAACCGCGGCCGGGGCGCCGCGTACACCCGGGCCCGTCTGCCCGTGACGTTGGTGTGGAGTGAGCAGGCAGCCGATCGAGGGGCCGCTCTGCGCCGCGAGGCCGCTCTCAAGCGACTGCCGCGCGCGGAGAAACTGAGACTCGTGGCGCGGGTGCGACCCTGA
- a CDS encoding cytochrome P450: MRTTRDPARRLPPGPQGHWLLGNLPERRSDPLGLFLRGRERYGDVVRYPMGPFLMHQISHPDDVKRVLVDNAQNYQKTALMQRLRPVLGEGLLLSEGGFWRRQRRLAQPAFHKERLAGMARDITGLVEDALPHWDALAARGEPFDLSAELMGLVLAITGRVLFGADLSGAAREVARAVTTVLEEINRQVLAVVPLPAALPLPGHVRLRRAIRVLDRIVFGIIDARHQSEHPSADLLDLLMEARDADTGEGMSDRQLRDEVMTLVLAGHETTANALGWTFHLLGQHPEAEARLVTELSRVLGERTPTLRELPTLGYTSRVLDESMRLYPPAWLISRVALADDVLGGYPLPAGTIVVFLPYVIHRHPAFWERPEVFDPDRFLPERAATRPRFAWLPFGGGQRMCVGSGLALLQGQLVLAMLARRYHFQPVPGHPVEPQALVTLRPRHGLRVVATRRAAPR, from the coding sequence TTGCGCACGACACGAGACCCCGCACGCCGCCTCCCGCCCGGGCCCCAGGGCCACTGGCTCCTCGGAAACCTCCCCGAGCGCCGCTCGGACCCCCTGGGCCTCTTCCTCCGGGGCCGCGAGCGGTATGGCGATGTGGTCCGCTACCCGATGGGCCCCTTCCTGATGCACCAGATCAGCCACCCGGACGACGTGAAGCGGGTGCTGGTGGACAACGCGCAGAACTACCAGAAGACCGCGCTGATGCAGCGGCTGCGGCCCGTGCTCGGCGAGGGCCTGCTCTTGAGCGAGGGCGGGTTCTGGCGGCGCCAGCGGCGGCTCGCCCAGCCCGCCTTCCACAAGGAGCGCCTGGCGGGCATGGCGCGGGACATCACCGGCCTGGTCGAGGACGCGCTGCCGCACTGGGACGCGCTCGCCGCGCGGGGCGAGCCCTTCGACCTGTCGGCCGAGTTGATGGGCCTGGTGCTGGCCATCACCGGCCGGGTGCTGTTCGGCGCGGACCTGAGCGGGGCCGCGCGCGAGGTGGCGCGGGCGGTCACCACCGTGCTGGAGGAGATCAACCGGCAGGTGCTCGCCGTGGTGCCGCTGCCCGCGGCGCTGCCCTTGCCCGGCCATGTGCGCCTGCGCCGCGCCATCCGGGTGTTGGATCGCATCGTCTTCGGCATCATCGACGCGCGCCACCAGAGCGAGCACCCGAGCGCGGACCTGCTCGATCTGCTGATGGAGGCGCGCGACGCGGACACCGGCGAGGGCATGAGCGATCGGCAGTTGCGCGACGAGGTGATGACGCTCGTGCTCGCCGGGCACGAGACCACCGCCAACGCGCTCGGTTGGACCTTCCACCTGCTCGGCCAGCACCCCGAGGCCGAGGCGCGGCTGGTCACGGAGCTGTCCCGTGTGCTCGGCGAGCGCACGCCCACGCTGCGGGAGCTGCCCACCCTGGGCTACACGTCCCGCGTGCTCGACGAGTCCATGCGGCTCTACCCGCCCGCCTGGCTCATCAGCCGCGTGGCGCTGGCGGACGACGTGCTCGGGGGCTACCCCCTGCCCGCAGGCACCATCGTCGTCTTCCTGCCCTACGTCATCCACCGCCACCCGGCCTTCTGGGAGCGGCCCGAGGTGTTCGACCCGGACCGCTTCCTGCCCGAGCGCGCCGCCACGCGTCCCCGCTTCGCCTGGCTGCCCTTCGGGGGCGGCCAGCGCATGTGCGTGGGCAGCGGGCTGGCGCTGCTCCAGGGCCAGCTGGTGCTGGCGATGCTCGCGCGGCGCTACCACTTCCAGCCCGTGCCCGGCCACCCCGTGGAGCCCCAGGCCCTGGTGACCCTGCGTCCCCGCCACGGCCTGCGGGTCGTGGCGACCCGGCGTGCCGCGCCTCGTTGA
- the nudC gene encoding NAD(+) diphosphatase has product MSPPRFVPGFDAPDRPRDAALLFAVRGFELLVTEGTTGLALVPTAARLPDLAAQAQYLGTLDGQDCYVTALPKESAAPEGLRFMPARDLYPVVDEVLFGLGGRALAIAEWDVQHRFCGRCGQPTSVTPGERARRCTVCRTPFYPRISPAVIMLITRGDRMLLARNARFPGAFFSALAGFVDVGESLEETVAREVKEEVGLEIQTPRYFGSQPWPYGRSLMVGFTAEYASGDIQVDGEEIAEAAWFGVDELPRIPPPLSIARRLIDGFVAQVKARTPPR; this is encoded by the coding sequence GTGAGCCCGCCCCGCTTCGTTCCAGGATTCGACGCCCCCGACCGCCCCCGCGACGCGGCCCTGCTGTTCGCCGTGCGCGGCTTCGAGCTGCTCGTCACCGAGGGCACGACGGGCCTCGCGCTCGTGCCCACCGCTGCCCGGCTGCCCGACCTGGCCGCCCAGGCACAGTACCTCGGCACGCTCGACGGCCAGGACTGCTACGTCACCGCCCTGCCCAAGGAGAGCGCGGCCCCCGAGGGCCTGCGCTTCATGCCCGCGCGCGACCTCTACCCCGTGGTGGACGAGGTGCTCTTCGGCCTGGGCGGCCGGGCGCTCGCCATCGCCGAGTGGGACGTGCAGCACCGCTTCTGTGGCCGCTGCGGCCAGCCCACCTCGGTGACCCCGGGCGAGCGGGCGCGCCGCTGCACCGTGTGCCGCACCCCCTTCTACCCGCGCATCTCCCCGGCGGTCATCATGCTCATCACCCGGGGGGACCGGATGCTGCTGGCGCGCAACGCGCGCTTCCCCGGGGCCTTCTTCAGCGCCCTGGCGGGCTTCGTGGACGTGGGCGAGTCCCTGGAGGAGACGGTGGCGCGCGAGGTGAAGGAAGAAGTCGGGCTGGAGATCCAGACCCCGCGCTACTTCGGCAGCCAGCCGTGGCCCTATGGGCGCTCGCTGATGGTGGGCTTCACCGCGGAGTACGCGAGCGGGGACATCCAGGTGGACGGCGAGGAGATCGCCGAGGCGGCCTGGTTCGGGGTGGACGAGCTGCCCCGGATTCCGCCCCCCCTGAGCATCGCGCGGCGCCTCATCGACGGCTTCGTGGCCCAGGTGAAGGCCCGGACGCCTCCGCGCTGA
- a CDS encoding type VI immunity family protein, with protein sequence MRDIVRMVFFVPHDHFDIAVGVTHALDSYVRAVNDCPDALVQYTCCDWEPAPLNDRGCELIRATLNPRVRHFAEDYMGQEVSADVKDGAEPFFGLYGKQDSGFSFEYHARTPWREEPVEAVSVLRATLPTEYLDERGASAVSELAIALASRLPLASGHAGLALEVAPPQLERLDVLRPLLSRHPGFDVRDAGILDEVGFRIDGVHWMNFLGPPVLTELGGAAGLRARLRPTLGLQALGDNHALVTLGPEPDAGDLLRGETLTSYREFAHVLEPWLEPFAWGHLDTQGKAADAVAWRTWWHRFRR encoded by the coding sequence GTGCGGGACATCGTGCGCATGGTCTTCTTCGTGCCGCACGACCACTTCGACATCGCCGTGGGTGTGACCCACGCGCTCGACAGCTATGTGCGCGCGGTCAATGACTGCCCGGATGCGCTGGTCCAGTACACCTGCTGCGATTGGGAGCCCGCCCCGCTCAATGACAGGGGATGTGAACTCATCCGGGCCACGTTGAACCCACGCGTGCGCCACTTCGCGGAGGACTACATGGGGCAGGAGGTCTCCGCTGACGTGAAGGATGGCGCGGAGCCTTTTTTCGGGCTCTATGGCAAGCAAGACAGCGGATTCAGTTTCGAGTACCACGCACGGACTCCCTGGCGGGAGGAGCCAGTCGAAGCAGTGAGCGTCCTGCGCGCGACCCTCCCTACGGAGTACCTCGACGAGCGCGGCGCCAGCGCCGTGAGTGAACTGGCAATCGCGCTGGCTTCACGCCTGCCCTTGGCGTCCGGACATGCAGGGCTGGCCCTGGAGGTTGCCCCTCCCCAGCTCGAACGGCTCGACGTCCTGCGTCCGCTTCTCTCACGTCATCCCGGCTTCGACGTACGCGATGCCGGCATTCTCGACGAGGTGGGCTTTCGGATCGATGGCGTCCACTGGATGAACTTCCTGGGCCCTCCGGTACTCACGGAACTCGGCGGTGCCGCGGGTCTGCGCGCCCGACTTCGTCCCACCCTGGGCCTTCAAGCACTCGGGGACAACCACGCCCTCGTGACGCTGGGTCCAGAACCCGACGCGGGAGACCTGCTTCGTGGCGAGACCCTGACGTCCTACCGCGAGTTCGCGCATGTGCTGGAACCGTGGTTGGAGCCCTTCGCCTGGGGCCATCTCGACACACAGGGCAAGGCAGCCGACGCGGTGGCGTGGCGGACCTGGTGGCATCGGTTCCGCAGGTGA
- a CDS encoding sensor histidine kinase, with protein MGQQDRDALAPEEGRILRVLAMRSLLFWGLDVLSVMHWTWDTLMLRGLWAGVMLGVAWAATVVPGLGRERVRFIVGVVLPNVFLPLICSRLGGSANPVFASLCVLPLFALMLPWKRPWEAALRIGLPVVGASAVLLAEGAPWSKVAAWGLMLVSSGTMGMMLSRYQQRLRLAWARSREVEREATQALRASQERALRAERLAQVGRLAAGVAHEVRNPLAYVQANLRYLLEEWRQKTEGGDDVEFSEALSETMQGVERIHQIVKDLTVLSRAEDVVAPVGRCELAPVIDASVRLASVRLKSLVKLAVEVPGTPAAQAEPRRLGQVLLNLLLNAADAIEDGKVRDGRVMLKVEVAAERVRLLVEDNGPGIRDEHLGKLFTTFFTTKAPEKGTGLGLALSREYVESFGGTLHAENRAEGGARFIVDLPAV; from the coding sequence ATGGGACAGCAGGACCGGGACGCGCTGGCGCCGGAGGAAGGTCGGATCCTGCGCGTGTTGGCGATGCGCTCGCTGCTGTTCTGGGGGCTGGACGTGCTGTCGGTGATGCACTGGACCTGGGACACCTTGATGCTGCGGGGACTGTGGGCCGGGGTGATGCTGGGCGTGGCCTGGGCCGCGACGGTAGTGCCGGGCCTGGGTCGTGAGCGGGTGCGCTTCATCGTGGGCGTGGTGTTGCCCAACGTGTTCCTGCCGCTCATCTGCTCGCGGCTGGGAGGCTCGGCCAACCCGGTGTTCGCGAGCCTGTGCGTGCTGCCGCTGTTCGCGCTGATGCTGCCCTGGAAGCGCCCGTGGGAAGCGGCGCTGCGCATCGGCCTGCCCGTGGTGGGCGCCAGCGCGGTGCTGCTCGCCGAGGGCGCGCCGTGGTCGAAGGTGGCCGCGTGGGGATTGATGCTGGTGTCCTCCGGAACGATGGGGATGATGCTCAGCCGGTACCAGCAGCGGCTGCGCCTGGCGTGGGCGCGCTCGCGCGAGGTCGAGCGCGAGGCGACGCAGGCCCTGCGCGCCTCGCAGGAGCGGGCGTTGAGGGCCGAGCGGCTCGCGCAGGTGGGGCGGCTGGCGGCGGGCGTGGCGCACGAGGTGCGCAACCCCCTGGCCTACGTGCAGGCCAACCTGCGCTACCTCCTGGAGGAGTGGCGGCAGAAGACGGAGGGCGGGGACGACGTGGAGTTCTCCGAGGCGCTCAGCGAGACGATGCAGGGCGTGGAGCGCATCCATCAGATCGTGAAGGACCTGACGGTGCTGTCGCGGGCGGAGGACGTGGTGGCGCCTGTGGGCCGGTGCGAGCTGGCGCCCGTCATCGACGCGAGCGTGCGGCTGGCGAGCGTGCGGCTCAAGTCACTGGTGAAGCTGGCGGTGGAGGTGCCGGGCACGCCGGCGGCGCAGGCCGAGCCGCGGCGGCTGGGGCAGGTGCTGCTCAACCTCCTGCTCAACGCGGCGGACGCCATCGAGGACGGCAAGGTGCGGGATGGGCGGGTGATGTTGAAGGTGGAGGTGGCGGCCGAGCGGGTGCGCCTCTTGGTGGAGGACAACGGCCCGGGTATCCGGGACGAGCACCTGGGGAAGCTGTTCACCACGTTCTTCACCACGAAGGCGCCGGAGAAGGGCACGGGGCTGGGGCTGGCGCTCTCGCGCGAGTACGTGGAGTCCTTCGGCGGCACGCTGCACGCGGAGAACCGCGCCGAGGGCGGCGCGCGCTTCATCGTGGACCTGCCGGCGGTGTGA
- a CDS encoding HPP family protein — translation MSSEEVTLLPTDTLLRALGMMERHGVPLLPVVGEKGRLLGLLSRSHVLAAWAMDPLLPVSLVMAACERSLRPALYPVPALSPVAG, via the coding sequence TTGTCGTCGGAAGAGGTCACCCTGCTGCCCACGGACACCCTGCTGAGGGCCCTGGGGATGATGGAGCGCCACGGGGTGCCGCTGCTGCCCGTGGTGGGGGAGAAGGGCCGTCTGCTCGGGCTGCTCAGCCGGTCGCACGTGCTGGCGGCGTGGGCGATGGATCCGCTGTTGCCGGTGTCGCTGGTGATGGCCGCGTGCGAGCGCTCGCTCCGGCCGGCGCTCTACCCCGTGCCGGCGCTCAGCCCCGTGGCGGGGTGA
- a CDS encoding radical SAM protein: protein MPLARPQIEPRRSPTADSVVVKEIYLSVQGESTHAGLLCSFIRLTGCHLRCSYCDSEFAFHGGARRKNADVVAEVKALGARRVEVTGGEPLLQPGVYPLMEALLAEGMTVLLETSGAIDVRLVPPAVHKIVDMKTPSSGESDRNDYRNLTSMNANDELKFVIGGREDYEWSRRLIIEHGLLDKPYELLFSTVYGKLSTKDLAEWVIADRLPVRFQLQMHKYIWAPDERGV, encoded by the coding sequence ATGCCCCTCGCCCGCCCCCAGATCGAGCCCCGTCGTAGTCCCACCGCTGACTCGGTGGTGGTCAAGGAGATCTACCTGTCGGTGCAGGGCGAGTCGACCCACGCGGGACTGCTCTGCTCCTTCATCCGGCTCACCGGCTGCCACCTGCGCTGCAGCTATTGCGACAGCGAGTTCGCCTTCCACGGCGGCGCGCGGCGCAAGAACGCGGACGTGGTGGCCGAGGTGAAGGCGCTCGGGGCCCGGCGCGTGGAGGTGACCGGTGGCGAGCCCCTGCTCCAGCCCGGCGTCTACCCGCTCATGGAGGCGCTGCTGGCCGAGGGAATGACGGTGCTGCTGGAGACGAGCGGCGCCATCGACGTGCGGCTGGTGCCCCCGGCGGTGCACAAGATCGTGGACATGAAGACGCCCTCCTCGGGCGAGAGCGATCGCAACGACTACCGCAACCTCACCTCGATGAACGCCAACGACGAGCTCAAGTTCGTCATCGGCGGCCGCGAGGACTACGAGTGGAGTCGGCGGCTCATCATCGAGCACGGGCTGCTCGACAAGCCCTACGAGCTGCTGTTCTCCACGGTGTACGGCAAGCTGTCCACGAAGGACCTGGCCGAGTGGGTGATCGCCGACCGGCTGCCGGTGCGCTTCCAGTTGCAGATGCACAAGTACATCTGGGCGCCGGACGAGCGCGGCGTGTGA
- a CDS encoding CotH kinase family protein, producing the protein MSAKRNAVVLAMLGGGLTASMALAEEKAPAAPLTAEQLFARTTPWNAHLRFTPEQWAGLEPKTLRDPKEMLRHFTPGRMLSGRIVADADSDKSGTLSKAELQALAERWFALWDEEKQGALSPQNLRDGLNDLFELKSMRPKEGEEETRADDMASMMGVQFETTHADLEFEGQTFKNVELRYKGNFSYMQSHKDLKRSLKVDLEGLSQDARLGGLEKINFHSNVTDTSWMNEVLSHRLYREAGVVAPRTTYARVSITVPGVYTKHYVGLYSVVENIDSVFERMHYRDEAGALFKPVLPDLFADLGDDWAAYEKVYYPKGKVTEKQRARLIAFSKWVNQASDKDFAAKINQYIDLDGFARYMAATVSLSTMDSPLALGHNFYVHLDSRTQKFSIIPWDLDHSFGQLNMFTNKLMEELSIAKPWQGEKRFFSRLFQTPAFQKLYRARLAELQKGPFKPERVKALVDETAAAIRPAVKDESEEKLARFEKLVAGERVDQLPLRTPGSEEAAEKFKAMGQKAGADGAAPPQTPFGNEQVRPIKPFIEARGRSITAQLAGKESGMVIKHAPMGPGLFFGPMIVPALDTNKDGRISRDELVQGFGRWYDASPEAAGGALKPEQLQVGIDKTLFPMPPPKAAATQGE; encoded by the coding sequence ATGAGCGCGAAACGGAATGCGGTGGTGTTGGCGATGCTGGGTGGGGGATTGACCGCCTCGATGGCCCTGGCCGAGGAGAAGGCGCCCGCCGCGCCGCTGACGGCGGAGCAGTTGTTCGCGCGGACGACGCCGTGGAACGCGCACCTGCGCTTCACGCCCGAGCAGTGGGCGGGGCTGGAGCCCAAGACGCTGCGCGACCCCAAGGAGATGCTGCGCCACTTCACGCCGGGGCGGATGCTGTCGGGCCGGATCGTGGCCGACGCGGACAGCGACAAGTCCGGCACCCTGTCCAAGGCGGAGCTCCAGGCGCTGGCCGAGCGCTGGTTCGCGCTCTGGGACGAGGAGAAGCAGGGCGCGCTGTCGCCGCAGAACCTGCGCGACGGGCTCAATGATCTGTTCGAGCTCAAGTCCATGCGCCCCAAGGAGGGCGAGGAGGAGACGCGCGCGGACGACATGGCCTCGATGATGGGCGTGCAGTTCGAGACCACGCACGCGGACCTGGAGTTCGAGGGCCAGACGTTCAAGAACGTGGAGCTGCGCTACAAGGGCAACTTCTCGTACATGCAGTCGCACAAGGACCTCAAGCGCTCGCTCAAGGTGGACCTGGAGGGCCTGTCCCAGGACGCGCGGTTGGGGGGGCTCGAGAAGATCAACTTCCACAGCAACGTCACGGACACGAGCTGGATGAACGAGGTGCTCTCGCACCGGCTCTACCGGGAGGCGGGCGTGGTGGCGCCGCGCACGACGTACGCGCGGGTGTCCATCACCGTGCCCGGCGTGTACACGAAGCACTACGTGGGCCTGTACTCGGTGGTGGAGAACATCGACTCGGTCTTCGAGCGGATGCACTACCGCGACGAGGCCGGCGCGCTCTTCAAGCCCGTGCTGCCCGACCTGTTCGCGGACCTGGGCGATGACTGGGCCGCCTACGAGAAGGTCTACTACCCCAAGGGCAAGGTGACCGAGAAGCAGCGCGCGCGCCTCATCGCCTTCAGCAAGTGGGTGAACCAGGCGAGCGACAAGGACTTCGCCGCGAAGATCAACCAGTACATCGACCTGGACGGCTTCGCCCGCTACATGGCGGCCACCGTGTCCCTGTCCACCATGGACAGCCCCCTGGCCCTGGGCCACAACTTCTACGTGCACCTGGATTCGCGCACGCAGAAGTTCTCCATCATCCCGTGGGACCTGGACCACTCCTTCGGCCAGCTCAACATGTTCACCAACAAGCTCATGGAGGAGCTGAGCATCGCCAAGCCCTGGCAGGGCGAGAAGCGCTTCTTCTCGCGGCTGTTCCAGACCCCGGCGTTCCAGAAGCTCTACCGCGCGCGGCTCGCGGAGCTGCAGAAGGGCCCCTTCAAGCCCGAGCGCGTCAAGGCGCTGGTGGACGAGACCGCCGCGGCCATCCGGCCCGCGGTGAAGGACGAGTCCGAGGAGAAGCTCGCGCGCTTCGAGAAGCTGGTGGCCGGCGAGCGCGTGGACCAGCTGCCCCTGCGCACGCCCGGCTCGGAGGAGGCCGCCGAGAAGTTCAAGGCGATGGGCCAGAAGGCGGGCGCGGACGGCGCGGCGCCGCCGCAGACGCCGTTCGGCAACGAGCAGGTGCGGCCCATCAAGCCGTTCATCGAGGCGCGCGGGCGCTCCATCACCGCGCAGCTCGCGGGCAAGGAGTCCGGCATGGTCATCAAGCACGCCCCCATGGGCCCGGGCCTGTTCTTCGGCCCGATGATCGTCCCCGCGCTGGACACGAACAAGGACGGCCGCATCTCCCGCGACGAGCTCGTGCAGGGCTTTGGCCGCTGGTACGACGCCTCGCCCGAGGCCGCCGGGGGCGCGCTCAAGCCCGAGCAGCTCCAGGTGGGCATCGACAAGACCCTCTTCCCCATGCCCCCGCCCAAGGCGGCCGCGACCCAGGGCGAGTGA